The genomic segment TCAGAAAAATACCAACCAAGTAAAGTAACCACAAGAAAATAGGCCGCTACTCGGCCCAGGCTTCTTAGCCATGAGAAAGGGTAGTACATGGCAGCAACTGTTCTCCTTTGCAGCCGACGAACAAGGAAGTCTAAGTATAACCTGCGTAGATTACACTTTTACTGAGAATCGATAACCTGAACCACGAACGGTTTGGATCATGCTATCATGACCAAAGCGAGAGATAGCCTTACGTAAACGACGAATATGAACATCAACGGTTCTGTCCTCTACGTATACATTTGTTCCCCAAACATTATCAAGCAGTTGCTCGCGACTGTATACTCGTTCTGAATGCGACATAAAGAAATGCAATAGTTTAAATTCGGTTGGTCCCATATCAAGGGGCTCGTCATTGGCTGTCGCCCGGTGAGAAACGGGGTCGAGCTTCAAGCCATTAAACTCAATTAATTCATCACTTGATGTAGGGGTCACGCGTCTGATAACTGCTTTGATACGTGCAACCAACTCTTTAGGTGAGAAGGGTTTTGTCACATAATCATCGGCACCAGAGTCCAGACCTCGGACTTTATCTTCTTCTTCGCCACGGGCAGTAACCATGATAATAGGAATATCTCGGGTAAACTCGTGCTGCTTTAAGCGCTTTGCTAATTGCACACCACTGCCACCAGGTAACATCCAATCCAATAAAATAAGATCAGGGTAAGGTTCAACAACCTTTTCTAAAGCAACATCAAAATCTTCTGCTTCAATGGTTTCATAGCCAGATTGCTCTAAGACAAATTTTAACATTTCTCTGATTGGCGCTTCATCTTCAACCAGTAATACTCGTTTGGCCATCTTCAATTTCCTGTTCATGACAAAGTCCGCAATTATTCGTTAGGTCTGTGACATTTTTATTAAAGTTACCATAAAGAGCGTAATAACCCTGCCTAAAACACTTAACTAACGCCATTTTTTTGTCATATTAGAGAAATAAACCACGAAAATTCAGTTAGTTGCTTTTCATGACGGGCATATTGCAGAAATTAATAGTCACTTGTTAATTTTAACTAGAGCGCATATTCTTAATTTTCATGTCTTACTCGGATCAGCAAATGACTAACGAAAAAAGCACCTTATCAAAGAAACTTTTGACACGTGTGCTATCGGTTTATTTCATATTGACTGTCATAGTGACAGCGGGACAAATAGTGACCGAATATGTGAACGCTAAAAGTCATATTGCGGGCGAATTACAGACCTTAAAAAACACGTTTAGCACCAGTTTGACCCGAGCAATGTGGGAATTAAATATGGCGCAAGCCAAATCTATTGCCGTCGGTTTAATGGAGCTTCCAATTGTTGAAGGGGTGCAAATTCGTGACGAAAATGGACAATATATAGCGAATTTAGGACGCACCTCTGAACAGCCTCACTCTCCTATTATCAAGGGGGTTGTGCAAGATCACGTAGGTGGTACGTTCGGTTATAGTTTTCCGTTAATATTTGAGTTTTCAGGACGTACCTCACTGGTTGGCGACGTAGCTTTATATTCCAGCGCGCAAATTATATTTAGTCGAATCGAAGTCGGTATCTTTTTTCTTATTGGTAATGCGATCATCAAAACTGCCTTCTTAGTTTTCTTGTTTATGAGCGCGTTTCGTACCATGTTAACCAACCCATTAAACGAGCTACGCCAACAGATTTCAGACTTCGATATCGATGATTTAGAAACGTCTAAGCTGCATTTGAATGTGCCCGATAAAAATGAATTTACCTTATTAGAACAAGCTTATAATGGCTTAATCGATGGCATGGCTGACTTTCAAAAACGCCTTAACGGGGCTCAGGCTGAACTACAAAACGCCAACCGTTTACTTGACGACCATAATATTTCATTGGAACAAGAAGTTGCCAAGAAAACGGCAACATTAAGCAAAATCATGCTCGATTTAGAGCAGCAGAAAGACGAGCTCATTGTCAATCAACGAGAACTGCGCCAAGAAAATGAAAACCGGCAATTTATCGAAGATGAGTTACGCAAAAGAAACAATGAGTTAGCCTCATCGATGGATACGCTTCAATTGGCTAAAGATCAGTTGGTAGAATCTGAACGTATGGCATCTTTAGGTGGATTGGTCGCTGGGATCGCCCATGATGTTAACACCCCACTTGGCGTCGGTGTAACCGCCACCAGCTTTTTACAAGAGAGGCTCAATACCTTAGAAAAAGCCTACCATGAAAAAACACTGACTGGCAGCACGATGAACACGTTTTTGTCAGACGCCCAACAAACTATCACGCTGCTGACCAACAATTTAAATCGTGCCTCGAATTTAATATCAAGCTTTAAGCAAGTTGCCGTGGATCAGGCAAGCGAAGCGGAGCGAGAAATTAACCTCAAAGAATACCTCAATGAGATTATCCAATCGTTAGCGCCAAGTCTGAAAAAAACCCAGCACGTTATCAATATTAGCTGCCCTGACAGTGTCGTGATTGTTTGTGCTCCAGGTATGCTAGCGCAAATATTTACTAATATGGTGATGAACTCCATTATTCATGGATTTGAAGACATGAGTAAAGGCACGATTGACATTAAAGTCAGCCAACAGCCTGAAACACTGACAATCGATTACAGTGATAATGGCAAAGGCCTACCTAAAGACTCTTTAGCAAAACACTTTGACGCTTTCTACACCACACGCCGCGGAAAAGGTGGCAGTGGCTTAGGTACGCACATTATGTACAACTTGGTAACGCAAACCCTTAAAGGCGATATTGAGGTGTTCAGTGAACCAGGTCATGGTTTACAATATGTGCTGACGATCCCGCTACATTCTCAACGCTAGGTTTGGCAGTTTTAGCTAAAGACTGCTAGGCTAGCGACCATTTTTATTTATCCGATATTGTTTTCAATTTCTTATCAACGGACATTCATTTTATGTGGTTCAAAAACCTTAAACTTTACCATTTGACGCAAACCCTCGAGTTAACAGAAGAAGACATTCAAGACAAACTTGCCGAGTTTCCATTTCGCCCCTGCGGCTCTCAAGAGCTTGCGACTATGGGTTGGACATCCCCCGTAGGCCAAGGTGAAATGCTAGTACACAGCGCCGGCGGCAAGTTTTGGTTAACGTTAAAAAAACAAGAGCGAATTCTTCCTGCTGCTGTCGTAAACGCAGAATTAGCCGACAAGGTTGCATTAGTAGAAGCCGAAACAGGTTCGAATGTGGGCAAAAAAGCCCAGCAAGAAATGAAAGAAGAAATCATTCAACGTTTATTGCCTCAAGCATTTACCAAAAACAGCTTTAGTCATGGTTTTATTTCCACCCAAGATAACTTGGTTGTGGTCGATGCCAGTGCTGATGGCAAAGCAGAGACCTTCTTAGCCATGCTGCGCAAAGCCCTAGGTTCATTACCGGTTGTGCCTTTAGCCAAGCAAAGCGTACAAGAAGAGCTGACCCATTGGCTAACCGATGATGCCGTGCCAAATGATGTGGTGATCCTTGAGGAAGCCGAACTTCGCTCTATGGAAGAGGACGGTGCGATTGTACGCTGTAAAAATCAAGATCTTGGCAGTGAAGAAATCATGAACCATTTAAGCGCTGGCAAAACAGTGCAAAAAGTGGCTATCGAATGGGACGAAACGTTTAGCGCCTTATTGCAAGAAGACATGGCAGTTAAACGCTTAAAATTCACCGATGTCATGACTGAGCAAAACGACGATATTCCAAAAGAAGACAAACTGGCGAAAATGGACGCTGATTTCGCCTTGATGTCTGCTGAGATTGTTCGTTTCTCAAAACGCTTGGTTGAAATATTCAATTTGCAGCAAGACCAAGAGTAATACCAATCACGTAAATAAGTGTCGAACGCTAAAACGATATAAGCCAGCATAATGCTGGCTTATTGCTATAAAGTGCTATACCTGTGGCCTGCTAAGCAAAAATAGCCGAGGCGCTATCGTACAACTCTTGGTAATCTTCAGATTGCAAGGTCGATAAATCAGCTAAAATACCTTTTTGCACAGCTAAATTAAGCAAAGCGTCTTTCTGAGAATCAAACTGCCCAGCCAAAACCGCGCCTAAACGGGTAAAATCAAGATAAGAAATCATATCTGTTTGCACAGTCATGTCATGCCAGTTTTCGGCGACATTGACAAACTCTTGTTCGAAGCCCCACTCACGCATGATGCTAGCACCAATTCGTCCTGCTAATTTATCAATTGCCACATTCAAAAAGGTGGGATTGGCAAACACTTCAGGGTGGCGCTCCGCTTCAGTAAGAATCGGTAGTACACCTATGTTATGCACCAGCGCAGCCAATGTCATAGTATCAAGGTTAAGTGTACGGTTCTTCGTTTCCTTGATATGAAGCTGCATCACAGCCATAGACGCCGCAACAACCTTTAGATTTTGTTGCCAAACCTTCTCTAAGTAACTTTTAACAATGTCATTTTTTGAGACAAATAGCTGCTCCATGGCCAATGCAGTGGCAATGTTTTTAATTTGACGCAAACCGATACGAGTAACAGCTTGAGAGGTAGACGTGACCTTGACACTACGTCCCATGTAAGAACTGTTCGATATTTTGATCATGCGCGCAGAAAGTGATGGATCTTGTCCAATCACATCTGCCATTGCATTGAGATTAATATTCGGGTCATCGGCAGCTTTACGTACTTTAAGCGCAATTGCCGGTAGTGTTGGTAGAACTAAGGTATCGTTGTTTATTTTCTCGACCAAGATAGTTAATAGCGCGTTCTCTGTAGACATTTTCCAACCTATTGTGTGTATCACTCATTGTTTAGCTAGTTCACTTACTATAGCAACCTAGCACCAATCTGCATCCAAGCATTTGATATAATTGACGAAGCTAACCTTCTTCAGACTCTGCTTTTTCATCCACGTCGTTCAAATAATCCTAACATAGAATTTTCATTTCACGACCCGTCTTTATAAATATCTCAGTTTACGGATAATTTACTCTAGAGATATTGCGTGTTAAAAGACTCACTACTTTTGTATTTCTTAAAGGTTTTACTATGTGGAAAAAATCCATTATCAGCGCCATGTGCGTCGCTGTACTGACTACAGGTTGCACATCTTCATCTCAAACTGCACCCAATTCAGGGTCAGCAGCGGCAACTCAGCCTCTTACTCTTCTTCCGGATAGCGAGAATCGTTTAGATATATATCAAGCGGTTCCATTAACGGCTGATTTGTCTTCACTATCAGCCAACCAAAAGAAAATGCTTAGCCTGCTGATAGATGCCAGCAAGATAATGGATGATTTATTTTGGCAGCAAGCTTACGGCAGCGATAAAGCGCAGTTTTTAGCGCGTATTACAGATAACGATGTGCAAAAATTTGCTGCGATCAATTATGGCCCTTGGGACAGACTAAATGGCGATAAACCATTCTTAACCAACACAAAAGATAAGCCGTTAGGTGCGCAGTTCTATCCACAAGACATGACAAAAGACGAGTTCGAGCAGAGCCAGTTCGCCGATAAGACAGGTTTGTACTCTATGGTAGTGCGCAATGAAGATGGCTCACTTTCTTCAGTGCCTTATGCCGAGTACTTTTCTGAGCCATTGCAAAAGGCGGCGGCTCTTTTAAATAAAGCGGCGACGTTAGCTGATGACACTGAATTTGCTCACTATCTCAATTTACGCGCCAAAGCGCTGCTGTCAAACGAGTATCAAGCATCTGACTTCGCCTGGATGGACATGAAAAACAACCCCATCGAATTGGTCATTGGCCCTATCGAAACATATGAAGATCAACTATTTGGTTATCGAGCCGCATTTGAAGCTTACGTGCTTCTCAAAGATCTTAGTTGGAGTGAACGCCTGAGTAAATACGCAGCGTATCTACCAGAGTTACAAGCGAACCTTCCGGTTAGTGATGCATACAAAAAAGAAATGCCCGGTGCAAACGCAGATTTAAATGCTTACGATGTCATCTACTATGCGGGTCACTCAAATGCAGGCAGCAAAACTATCGCAATAAATTTACCTAATGATGAGCAAGTGCAATTGGAAAAAGGCACACGTCGCTTACAATTGAAAAATGCGATGAGGGCAAAGTTTGAAAACATCTTAGTGCCAATTGCAAATGAACTGATCGTGCCAGAACAAAGAAGTAACATTACCTTTAATGCCTTCTTTGCAAACACCATGTTCCATGAAGTCGCTCACGGATTAGGCGTAAAAAACACCATCAACAATAAGGGAACGGTTCGTCAAGCCTTGAAAGAACATGCTTCAGCGTTAGAAGAAGGTAAGGCTGATATTTTAGGCTTGTACATGGTTAGCCAATTATTGGAAAAAGGCATAATTAGCGAAGGCACCCTTGAAGATTATTACACCACCTTTATGGCTGGGATTTTCCGTTCGGTGCGCTTTGGTGCAAGTTCCGCACACGGCAAAGCAAACATGATCCGCTTCAATTTCTTTCAAGAGTATGGGGCATTTAGCCGCAATGCTGACGGTCTATATAAGGTCAATATGGCGAAAATGAGTGAAGCCATAGATGCATTATCTCGTCTAATTCTAACCTTACAAGGTAATGGTGATTACGCTGGGGTAAGCAAGCTTGTCGCAGATAAAGGCGTGATTAAACCTGGACTGCTTGCGGATTTAGCCCGCTTAACTGAAGCTGAGATCCCAGTCGACATCACTTTTAAGCAAGGTAAAAATATACTTAAGTTAAATACGCAATAACTTAATTGCTTGATTTTTATACGATCGATTTCAATTGCTGTGCTAGATTTACTTTTACGTAAAATATTTGGAAGTAAAAGACCATTAACAGCAATCAATCTCTGGTAAAAAGTACTGAAAAAGATGCCGCTGAGCTGCTGTACCAAAACAGCATAGGCGGCATTCTCGTGTCTCTTTTTGCAGCATCCATGCTGGTCTTCGCTTTTGATAATACCAACTTGGTTGAGTTTAAACATGCATGGTGGTGGGTGATGCTCGCTATTATTAGTGTGCGTTTGATTGACTCAATTTGGTGGAGAGCGCGACAAAAAGGCACTGAATATAATGGTCGCCATGCCACTCTTCGCTTTATAAGCGGTACGTTTGCAACTGCCTTCATGTGGTGTATTTATTGTTTAGGCGTGTATGCCTCTGCAAATACAGTTGAATTAGCCAGCACCATCATTATTGTGGCAGCCATGGCTGGCGGTGCAGCTAGCGTGTTAGCGGCGCATAAAAAAACCGCGATGTCTTATTCGTTTATTCTACTTGTGCCATTTTCAATTGCGTTATTACTGTCAAACGATGACTACCGGCAAGTACTGGGCGTTTTGGGCTTATCGTTTGGGCTCGTAATGAGTATCAGTGCCAAAAAAGCGGCAGAGTTCACTTCCCAAGCGATTCTTCTAAAAAATGAAAATGCCTCATTAGTTGAGCATATGGAAGCGCAAGTAGAAAAGCGAACGCGAAAAATCTATGAGCTTTCCAACCTTGACCCACTTACCGGACTGTATAATCGAACCGCATTTCTCAATCACTTGAAACTTACGCTTGAGCACTGCGTGACGCAACACCAACCTATGGCACTGTTATTCATTGATTTAGACGGTTTCAAGAAAATAAACGATACGATAGGACATGACGCGGGCGATCAAATACTCACCCAAACAGCTCAACGTTTAAAAGAGCACTGCGTCGACCAGCAATTATTATGTCGTTGGGGAGGTGACGAGTTTTTGATTGCGCTGCCTAATACGCAACAAGCGTCAGCCGTAGCCCAAGCGAAGAACTTGATAGAACACATTTCTCAAGCCTATTTGTTCGAAAATACGCAGCTCTCCCTAGGTGCAACTATAGGCATTTCACTTTATCCCCAGCATGCTGATAATGAATTGCAGCTTATTCAGCTCGCAGATATGGCTATGTATTATCAAAAGAAACGGGCTATTTCCACGTCCGGCGTATTCTCAAAAGAGCTAGGTGATAAACTCGTTCGTGAACAGTATCTAAAAGATGGTCTAGCGAGAGCCATTGAAAATAAAGAGCTTAGTTTATCGTTTCAACCGATTATGGCGTCAGATAACAGCGAGATCTGCGCATTTGAAGCCTTGTTGCGCTGGCAAAAAGAGCAAGAACATATTTCTCCTGCAGAATTTATTCCCATTGCTGAACAACACGGTTTAATACGCAAAATCGGTACTTGGGTGCTAAACAAAGCATGCTTCGTTGCTGCGTCTTGGCCAAAGCCTATTGCCGTGAGCGTGAATGTATCCGTGAGTCAATTGCAATCAGATGACTTTATTACCATCGTTGAAGAAGCGTTGCTCACCAGCGGACTGCCAGCCAATTTACTTCATTTAGAAATCACTGAATCGGTCTTCTCGTTCGATAAAGACATCATGATAGCCCGTATCAAGATATTGCAAAGTCGAGGTATCAAGGTCTCAATTGATGACTTCGGTACGGAATATTCTTCTTTATCCGTCATGCAGGACCTAGCAGTCAATACAGTTAAAATAGATCGTTCATTTGTCAGTCGCTTAGACTCAAGTGGATTAGCCATCGTACAAGCTGTGGTCAATATAGCCCATGCATTTGATTATTTGGTCGTCGCTGAAGGGGTCGAAACCAGAGAACAAGCGATTATTTTACAAAATCTAGGGGTGCATTTTTCTCAGGGTTTTTACTTTTCAAAACCCATTCCAGAAAAAAATGTGCTGCAATTTATTAAGAATCCATGCGTTAAATTAACGCATGACGAAGTGAGGCTAACAAGTTAGTACTAAAGCATCTCCAATAAAAAAGCGAAGTTTGCACTTCGCCTTCCCTCTTTTCAGCCTATATCGATTAGCTATTCGATTTTCAATTTATCACTATAAGGTGGCCAACCCAGCGGCTTACCAGCAAGCACGTGCAAATGTATGTGATAGACAGTTTGCCCGCCGTATTCATTGCAATTCATTACGGTACGATACCCCTGCTCTGCTAACCCATGCTCCTTTAATATTTGCGCTGCGACCCATGAAAGGTGCCCTACCACCTCGCGATCGCACTTCTCAATATCATTAATCGTTGCTATGGCTTTCTTTGGTATCACCAAAAAATGCATTGGTGCTTGCGGGTTTATATCTTTAAACGCCAATGAGATTTCATCTTCATAAAGGATCTCAGCAGGGATCTCTTTATTGATGATTTTAGTAAAAATCGTTTCACTCATTTTAAAGCTCCTTTCTCATTATGATTATGCGAAAACAAACAATAATAGGATCACGCCAAGTAACATGCGGTATATAACGAAAGGCAACATACCAATGCGTGAGATCCATGCTAAAAACAAGTAGATACATGCATAGGCGCTCACGAAGGATAGAACGGCCCCAATGATGAGCGCATTCCAGTCTACCGGATCTGGGGCGCTGACTAAATCTATCGTCGCTAATAGACCCGCACCAAGGATGACGGGGATTGACAGTAGAAACGAGAAACGCGCAGCGCTTTCTCTATCAAGCCCAAGCATTAGCCCTGCTGTCATCGTAATACCAGAGCGTGATGTGCCGGGGATTAATGCTATGGCTTGTGCCATACCTACAATCAATGCACTCTTCCATGTCATGTCGTAAATATGTTTATTTAAAGCCGCTTTCTTATCAGCATACCAAAGCAACAAACCAAAGCCGATCGTTGTGCAGGCAATCACCAGAGCAGATCGGGCATACTCTTCAATAAAGGCTTTACCCGCAAAGCCAAAGATGAGTGCCGGTATCGTGGCGATAATCACCCACCATGCTAAGCGACTATCGTCAGTTTGGTTTTTGCTAAAACCAGAGCCGAACCAGGCAACTAACATACGCCCAATATCTGCTCTAAAGTAAATCATAACAGCTAGCAAGCTGCCCACATGAACGGCGACATCAAAGGCTAAGCCTTGATTTTCCCAACCCAATAATACGGAAGGTAATATAAGATGAGCCGAGCTTGAAATAGGTAAAAACTCGGTGATCCCCTGGATAATAGCAAGAATAATAATTTCGGTGAGAGTCATTGGCGATTAGCGCTCCATGTAAATTTGATAGGCCATAACTGTTGTTGCGATTTGTCGTATTGCTGCCACAAGGAAAAATAGCTTTTTTTAGCCAGCGGATGTTCTACTTCAGGTGCAATTTCCGCTAAAGGCTGCAATACAAACGCATTGTAGAGGATCTCCGGACGAGGAAGTTCCATCGGGGTTTGAATAATGACATCATCGTATGTCAGTAAATCAAGATCTAAGGTGCGCGGAGCAAACTTTTTGCTTTCCCGAGTACGAAGATTTTGGGTTTCTATTTTCTTTAAGCGATCTACGACCTCCGGTATTGAAAGGGCTGTATCGGCTTGCACGACTAAATTATAAAAATTGTTGCCATCAAAGCCCACAGACTTACTTTCATAAACCGAAGACAGCGTAAGCTCACCGAATGCCGCAAACATAGCATCGAGACCAGCACGAATATGCTGTTCTCGATTAATATTACTGCCAACACTAATGAAAATTGTATGCTGAGGTGCCTGTGCACTCATGTGTCTTTGCGCTCACGGGTGAATTCAACCGCGACATTCTGCGCATCGGCTAAAATATCTGGTTTGCTTAATTTCAAGGTGATTTTCTGTACGGGAAATGTTTCGAAAACGTGGGTGATCATCGCTTGAGCTAACGCTTCAATCAGCGCAAATTTGCTTTGCTTAGCAACCTGTGCGACAGCCTCAGCCACCTCTGCGTAATTTAGCGTATCTGCAACATCATCGCTATAAGCGGGTTTTTGTAAATCGCTGAATAACACGATATCGACCAGCAATCGCTGGGTCGCGTCCCGCTCCCAATCGTACACGCCTATTAGAGATTGCACCTCTAAGCCTTCAATGTAAATTTTATCCATGAAAGATCCGCGCTGTTATTGGTTAAATTTTAAGGTAATCTTGTGGAATTGTACCCCGTTTACAGAACATAAGTACATGACGTCACTTAGCATTTTAATATTTTGTAGCGCTTATTTGTTAGGCTCCATATCGAGTGCGGTATTGATCTGTCGTTTATTTGCCCTACCCGATCCGCGTAATGCAGGCTCAAATAACCCTGGCGCGACAAATGTATTGCGCATTGGTGGTAGATTGCCCGCGGCTTTAGTGTTTATTTTCGATGTACTAAAAGGCACCCTTCCGGTTTATGTGGGCTACTTTTTAGGCATGTCGCCTATTACTCTAGGACTTGTTGGTTTGGCCGCCTGTTTGGGGCATATATTCCCTTTGTATTTTAATTTCAAGGGAGGAAAAGGTGTTGCAACAGCCATAGGGGCCATGCTGCCACTAGGGTGGGAACTGTGCAGTATTTTGTTAACCTGCTGGCTGGTGGTTATTTTCATTACCGGTTATTCATCACTCGCCGCGATTATTTCAGTCAGTCTCGCGCCCATTATCACCTGGTTTGTAAAACCCGCTTATACGATACCTGTTACCATGCTATGTATTCTTATTATCGTACGTCACAGGCAAAATATTATTCGTCTCTTGCAAGGACAAGAAAGCAAAGTGTGGGATAAAGGTAGAACAAAAGAGTAGTACAGTAGGGTGATGTTTCGCCCTACTGTTGATTCGGATACTAAATATAACGAGCGTTAATCAGCACGCTCTCACCTTAGATAGCTTGAAGTTCGTCTAGGGCCCACCTTGGTTGTGCTTTAGTAGCTAAACCTTCCTGCTCACCGGCTTTCAGTCTTTTTAAGCCAGCGTAAGCGATCATCGCCCCGTTGTCGGTACAAAACTCTAAGCGTGGATAAAACACTGTCCCGTTTACTTTTTTCATCATGCTTTCAAATTCGGCACGTAACTGCTTATTCGCACTGACGCCGCCAGCAATCACTAGGCGTTTTAATCCCGTTTGCTTGAGCGCCCGCTTACATTTAATCGCTAAAGTATCTACCACAGCTTCTTGAAACGCATAGGCGATATTGGCTTTCGTCTGCGCTGATTGATCTGAACTACGAATAGTATTTGCAGCAAAGGTTTTTAATCCACTAAAACTGAAATCAAGGCCGGGGCGATCTGTCATAGGGCGTGGAAACTTATAATGCCCTGCTTCCCCTTGCTCAGCCATTTTCGCTAACAAAGGTCCACCAGGATAATCAAGCCCAAGCAACTTTGCCGTTTTGTCAAATGCTTCGCCTGCAGCGTCATCCACCGACTCACCTAAGATTTCATACAGCCCAATACCATCTACGCGCACCATCATCGAATGTCCGCCGGAAACTAGCAAAGCGACAAAAGGGAACTCGGGAGCAGGTTCGTCTAACATAGGCGCTAAAAGGTGACCTTCCATATGATGTACGCCCACCGCGGGAATATCCCAAGCAAACGCCAAGCTTCGCGCAACAGATGAGCCAACAAGCAAGGCCCCAACAAGTCCAGGACCTTTGGTAAAAGCAATACCGTCAATATCGTCTTTTGTGCAGTTGGCGTCTAACAATGCCTGCTTAATTAAAGGGACAATTTTGCGTACGTGATCTCGAGATGCCAACTCAGGCACCACACCACCATAATCCGCATGTAACTTTACTTGACTATAAAGTTGATGAGATAATAGTCCCTGATGTTCATCGTAAACTGCAATGCCTGTTTCATCGCAAGAAGTTTCAATACCAATAACGCGCATAGTAGATGTGGTGTTCCCAGTTGAGGTTAGGCCGCGCATTCTACCTTTCTCATGTGGATTTCTCCATATTAGAGTGAATAATCCGCGACTAATCCAATATTTCCTATATCGGGTCTTTACATTGTTAGCGTATATGATTAAAATTCCGCACCATTTTTAACCGAGCCGGTTATTTTTTGCGCTGGCAGACAAAGTATTTATTTTTGAGGTGAGATTTTAATGCCAATCGTTAAAGTTAGA from the Paraglaciecola mesophila genome contains:
- a CDS encoding dipeptidyl-peptidase 3 family protein — its product is MWKKSIISAMCVAVLTTGCTSSSQTAPNSGSAAATQPLTLLPDSENRLDIYQAVPLTADLSSLSANQKKMLSLLIDASKIMDDLFWQQAYGSDKAQFLARITDNDVQKFAAINYGPWDRLNGDKPFLTNTKDKPLGAQFYPQDMTKDEFEQSQFADKTGLYSMVVRNEDGSLSSVPYAEYFSEPLQKAAALLNKAATLADDTEFAHYLNLRAKALLSNEYQASDFAWMDMKNNPIELVIGPIETYEDQLFGYRAAFEAYVLLKDLSWSERLSKYAAYLPELQANLPVSDAYKKEMPGANADLNAYDVIYYAGHSNAGSKTIAINLPNDEQVQLEKGTRRLQLKNAMRAKFENILVPIANELIVPEQRSNITFNAFFANTMFHEVAHGLGVKNTINNKGTVRQALKEHASALEEGKADILGLYMVSQLLEKGIISEGTLEDYYTTFMAGIFRSVRFGASSAHGKANMIRFNFFQEYGAFSRNADGLYKVNMAKMSEAIDALSRLILTLQGNGDYAGVSKLVADKGVIKPGLLADLARLTEAEIPVDITFKQGKNILKLNTQ
- the phoB gene encoding phosphate regulon transcriptional regulator PhoB, which codes for MAKRVLLVEDEAPIREMLKFVLEQSGYETIEAEDFDVALEKVVEPYPDLILLDWMLPGGSGVQLAKRLKQHEFTRDIPIIMVTARGEEEDKVRGLDSGADDYVTKPFSPKELVARIKAVIRRVTPTSSDELIEFNGLKLDPVSHRATANDEPLDMGPTEFKLLHFFMSHSERVYSREQLLDNVWGTNVYVEDRTVDVHIRRLRKAISRFGHDSMIQTVRGSGYRFSVKV
- the rdgC gene encoding recombination-associated protein RdgC; the encoded protein is MWFKNLKLYHLTQTLELTEEDIQDKLAEFPFRPCGSQELATMGWTSPVGQGEMLVHSAGGKFWLTLKKQERILPAAVVNAELADKVALVEAETGSNVGKKAQQEMKEEIIQRLLPQAFTKNSFSHGFISTQDNLVVVDASADGKAETFLAMLRKALGSLPVVPLAKQSVQEELTHWLTDDAVPNDVVILEEAELRSMEEDGAIVRCKNQDLGSEEIMNHLSAGKTVQKVAIEWDETFSALLQEDMAVKRLKFTDVMTEQNDDIPKEDKLAKMDADFALMSAEIVRFSKRLVEIFNLQQDQE
- a CDS encoding sensor histidine kinase; its protein translation is MTNEKSTLSKKLLTRVLSVYFILTVIVTAGQIVTEYVNAKSHIAGELQTLKNTFSTSLTRAMWELNMAQAKSIAVGLMELPIVEGVQIRDENGQYIANLGRTSEQPHSPIIKGVVQDHVGGTFGYSFPLIFEFSGRTSLVGDVALYSSAQIIFSRIEVGIFFLIGNAIIKTAFLVFLFMSAFRTMLTNPLNELRQQISDFDIDDLETSKLHLNVPDKNEFTLLEQAYNGLIDGMADFQKRLNGAQAELQNANRLLDDHNISLEQEVAKKTATLSKIMLDLEQQKDELIVNQRELRQENENRQFIEDELRKRNNELASSMDTLQLAKDQLVESERMASLGGLVAGIAHDVNTPLGVGVTATSFLQERLNTLEKAYHEKTLTGSTMNTFLSDAQQTITLLTNNLNRASNLISSFKQVAVDQASEAEREINLKEYLNEIIQSLAPSLKKTQHVINISCPDSVVIVCAPGMLAQIFTNMVMNSIIHGFEDMSKGTIDIKVSQQPETLTIDYSDNGKGLPKDSLAKHFDAFYTTRRGKGGSGLGTHIMYNLVTQTLKGDIEVFSEPGHGLQYVLTIPLHSQR
- a CDS encoding histidine triad nucleotide-binding protein yields the protein MSETIFTKIINKEIPAEILYEDEISLAFKDINPQAPMHFLVIPKKAIATINDIEKCDREVVGHLSWVAAQILKEHGLAEQGYRTVMNCNEYGGQTVYHIHLHVLAGKPLGWPPYSDKLKIE
- a CDS encoding HDOD domain-containing protein, which produces MSTENALLTILVEKINNDTLVLPTLPAIALKVRKAADDPNINLNAMADVIGQDPSLSARMIKISNSSYMGRSVKVTSTSQAVTRIGLRQIKNIATALAMEQLFVSKNDIVKSYLEKVWQQNLKVVAASMAVMQLHIKETKNRTLNLDTMTLAALVHNIGVLPILTEAERHPEVFANPTFLNVAIDKLAGRIGASIMREWGFEQEFVNVAENWHDMTVQTDMISYLDFTRLGAVLAGQFDSQKDALLNLAVQKGILADLSTLQSEDYQELYDSASAIFA
- a CDS encoding putative bifunctional diguanylate cyclase/phosphodiesterase, with protein sequence MLVFAFDNTNLVEFKHAWWWVMLAIISVRLIDSIWWRARQKGTEYNGRHATLRFISGTFATAFMWCIYCLGVYASANTVELASTIIIVAAMAGGAASVLAAHKKTAMSYSFILLVPFSIALLLSNDDYRQVLGVLGLSFGLVMSISAKKAAEFTSQAILLKNENASLVEHMEAQVEKRTRKIYELSNLDPLTGLYNRTAFLNHLKLTLEHCVTQHQPMALLFIDLDGFKKINDTIGHDAGDQILTQTAQRLKEHCVDQQLLCRWGGDEFLIALPNTQQASAVAQAKNLIEHISQAYLFENTQLSLGATIGISLYPQHADNELQLIQLADMAMYYQKKRAISTSGVFSKELGDKLVREQYLKDGLARAIENKELSLSFQPIMASDNSEICAFEALLRWQKEQEHISPAEFIPIAEQHGLIRKIGTWVLNKACFVAASWPKPIAVSVNVSVSQLQSDDFITIVEEALLTSGLPANLLHLEITESVFSFDKDIMIARIKILQSRGIKVSIDDFGTEYSSLSVMQDLAVNTVKIDRSFVSRLDSSGLAIVQAVVNIAHAFDYLVVAEGVETREQAIILQNLGVHFSQGFYFSKPIPEKNVLQFIKNPCVKLTHDEVRLTS